In Verrucomicrobiota bacterium, the genomic stretch GAACGCGAAGACGCTCGACTCGCTGGCGCCGCTGGAGCACGTGAACCTTTTCACACGCGCGGCGCTCGAAGCGCTGGGCGGAAAGGCGGGCCTGCGCGTGTATCGTCTGCCGTTGATCAAATGGCTTGGGGCCGGGCAACTCTGGAACATCCCGCGCCAGCTCAATCGCAACGTCGTGACTCCGTTCAAGCGCTGGCTCGGTCGCGGCACCTACGTCTGGTTCCAGAAGCCGGCCGCCGTGCCTGTCCAGCGGTAGGGCGAGTCTGTCCCGGCGCGCCGCTCGACAGTCATGCCTTCCGTCTCGCCCGCCCGCAGCGCAGATTGACGCTCACCTTTTTTCCAGCACAGCCCAGAGCGTGTGGGCGTAGCGATTGAGGTAGCGCATTTGCGTGGCGTGAGCCAGACGGCGCATCCAGCGCAAGAGCGTCAATCGCGGCTTTTCCATGGCGTGCATCTCGCGGACCGTCAAGCCGTGCCGCCGCGCCTGGGCTTCGAGAAACGCGCGCGCCTCTTGGAGATTGAAAAACCAGCGGTGCCGGTCGGCGGGACGCGTCGCGGGCAATCCGTAGAACCCGATGCTGCCGCGGCCGCGCGCCAAGGGCCGGCGGGCATTGGCCCAGTTGTTCGGCAGCGAAATGACGATCGTGCGGCGCGCCACACGCACCAGTTCGTCGAACACCCGATGAATGTTTTCCAGATGTTCGAGCACGTCCGAACACACGACGCAATCGAAACTCGCGTCGTCAAACGGCAGGCGCTCGGTTTGTTCTAGATCGACCACGAGATCCGGCTGCCCGGCGATGTCGATGCCGAAATATTCCACGCCCGGGGCCAGTTTTTTCAGCACTGCCTGGTCGCAGCCCACGTCCAGCACCTTGTTCCGCAATTGGGTCTTGAACCGCCTTGCGATGTATTCGGCGCGCTGGGAGCGCGCGGCAAATTGGGCGAATTCGACGGGCAAACTCATCTAATCTCCCGCGGTCATCGTCCACATTCCTTTCGGCGCGTTCGTCGTTCCTCGGCCGACGGTGTCCGTGATCCTGTGAATGGAGGCGTGGCCATCGTGAAACAAGTAGTTGAAACGCCGGCCATGCAGACCGTACGCGGCCGCGCCCCAATTGCTTCTTCCTCCGACCGCAATTTGGTAAGGGGTCTGGTCGCCCGCCGAAGGGCCGGTTGGTCCCATGGAGAACGAAGGCCAGTCATTGCCGGCGATGTTCCCGCCTTCGGGTTGTTCGACGAGCAGCAACGTGCCGGCCGGATCTTCGATCACGCTCTCCTTGAAGCCGGGCGCTTCCCAATCCGGCAGCGACGCCGGCGCCGAGCTTCGGAGATTGTAATAGATCCCGACGCCGTGCGTTGGAGGCGGCAAAGCGCCGCCTTTGGCTGTGATCTGAAAAGACGGCCCGGCCCAGTTCATCGCGTAGGTTCTCCGCTGGCCAAACACGGCCCAGGCAATGGTGATTTGAATCCGGTCCGCCGGACATTTCAGAATTTTGGGAATTGAATTGCGGTCAGCAATGCCTCCCGAAATCCCGACGATCAGGTCCGCGTCGGGCGCAGTGCCGCCGATATACTTGTGCAGGTAATCGTCCCACGAAAGTTGATACTGGTAATCGCCCGTGGCGTAGGCCGTCGGCGGCAACTGGTCGTTGCGATCGGCCGCGGCCAGGCTGAATCCGAGACCCAGTTGCTTCATTTGCGCCGTGCACTTCAGCCGTTGCGCCCGCGCCTTTGCGCCGGCCAGGGCCGGCAAAAGCAAACTCGCCAGGATCGCGATGATCGCGATCACGACCAGGAGCTCTATCAAAGTGAAAGCGGCAACTGCTCGGCGCAGGCTCCCTGCGGCAGTTGTGCGAGAAAAAGTCTTGTCGTTCATAAGCCGTCCTCGTTTCACTGTTCCCTCGTCTTGTGGACTACTGATTGGCCAGATAAACCTGGAGGTTTTTGTCGATCGCGAATCGCTTTCCCGACGGCGCTTGCGGAATGCGGCTCAAGTAGCCACTCGCGAGAACTTCTTCCAAATTCTTGGGCACGCGCCGTTGCTCGACGCTGTATTTGCGCACGCCTTGGGTCAATTCATTCAGAGCGGCGGCGATTTGAGCCTCGTTCACAGCCGCGGCGGCGCTGGCTTCCTGATCAGGATTGGAGGGAGAACTTGTTTGAGCCGGCGGTTTCCCGCAACCGATCGATAAGGCCAACCAACACGCTGTGAGCAATCGTGCGAGCACAGGACAAAGTTACGCACCTCTGAACGGGAATTCAACCATCGCGCGTAAACCTCAGTTAACGCCGGTGGAGCGACGCTCTTGCGGAGCTTGTCTTCAATGGCATTGGCTCCGCAGGAGCCTCGCCCCACCTTAACTAACTACCTTAACGAGGGGATACCATCGCGCGTCTGGCACCGGTGTGCCGGTTCCAACCCGCAGTTGCATTTTCCGGACTTTCGTATAGGGTTCCGGTCCGATGCGGCTGGGGTCGTAGCTCAGTTGGTAGAGCGTCTCGTTCGCAATGAGAAGGTCAGGGGTTCGACTCCCCTCGGCTCCACCATCTTGTAAGTCAATAACTTACGAGATCATTTCCCTCAGTAACAACACCAGTTACCAACAAATCCGCCCGTGTTCGAGGATGTTTGGCGATGTCTCTTGCGTCTTAACGATCATCTGCTGTGAAGACAAAGACGAGAATCCGCT encodes the following:
- a CDS encoding methyltransferase domain-containing protein; this encodes MSLPVEFAQFAARSQRAEYIARRFKTQLRNKVLDVGCDQAVLKKLAPGVEYFGIDIAGQPDLVVDLEQTERLPFDDASFDCVVCSDVLEHLENIHRVFDELVRVARRTIVISLPNNWANARRPLARGRGSIGFYGLPATRPADRHRWFFNLQEARAFLEAQARRHGLTVREMHAMEKPRLTLLRWMRRLAHATQMRYLNRYAHTLWAVLEKR
- a CDS encoding prepilin-type N-terminal cleavage/methylation domain-containing protein translates to MNDKTFSRTTAAGSLRRAVAAFTLIELLVVIAIIAILASLLLPALAGAKARAQRLKCTAQMKQLGLGFSLAAADRNDQLPPTAYATGDYQYQLSWDDYLHKYIGGTAPDADLIVGISGGIADRNSIPKILKCPADRIQITIAWAVFGQRRTYAMNWAGPSFQITAKGGALPPPTHGVGIYYNLRSSAPASLPDWEAPGFKESVIEDPAGTLLLVEQPEGGNIAGNDWPSFSMGPTGPSAGDQTPYQIAVGGRSNWGAAAYGLHGRRFNYLFHDGHASIHRITDTVGRGTTNAPKGMWTMTAGD